From one Mytilus trossulus isolate FHL-02 chromosome 10, PNRI_Mtr1.1.1.hap1, whole genome shotgun sequence genomic stretch:
- the LOC134687156 gene encoding protein eva-1-like isoform X5, whose protein sequence is MVDVIGDYVLKSLVFTLIIQVLFDACQNKQSCQVLASTSTFRQDPCAFTSKYLKVKYKCSPSDFKNITVCENQQINIRCERSQRIAIYSVLFGRATTNTPKCLKNGIGYADCKSATATEEVMKRCHGRNHCVIEAEEYVFGNPCPPGVQKYLSISYTCVPKKILKDRLRHHGKNGFHRKKKRKKKKPDKKETSSSIPEIVTFIEKVLNTEAPVNNNNNMYPADDAQQQDLVRKGELQVNPNKSSKTQEEVEKSNISTVLCINTTIKSTVSQGRNNGAIGLVTDWFNSFNFISKNEEKAILYLVIGVCVGIICLLIVVVIKLIIRNKHQRKSKLDVTDPVHCNPPPPLNHTEVPTMSRTDSVDRIEVVRFEPRGTFRNGERYRPRSMRNLESDDPFDSTIVDHGDPFQRRGTLLSLDQNDRVINNYYG, encoded by the exons GTTTTATTTGATGCCTGTCAGAACAAACAGAGCTGCCAAGTTCTAGCCAGTACCTCAACTTTTCGCCAAGATCCATGTGCTTTCACCTCAAAGTATTTAAAGGTCAAATACAAGTGTAGTCCTA GTGATTTTAAGAACATAACAGTGTGTGAAAACCAACAGATAAATATTCGTTGCGAAAGATCACAAAGAATTGCAATCTACTCCGTGTTATTTGGTAGAGCAACAACAAATACAccaaagtgtttaaaaaatggTATTGGCTATGCAG ATTGTAAATCAGCTACTGCTACAGAAGAAGTTATGAAAAGATGTCATGGTCGTAACCATTGTGTGATAGAGGCTGAGGAGTATGTGTTTGGTAACCCATGCCCTCCTGGAGTACAAAAATACCTATCTATATCTTATACATGTG TGCCAAAGAAGATTTTAAAGGACAGATTAAGACACCATGGAAAAAATGGTTttcatagaaagaaaaaaagaaagaagaaaaagccagataaaaaagaaacaagttCAAGCATTCCAGAAATTGTTACCTTTATAGAAAAAGTGCTAAATACTGAGGCCCCtgtaaataacaataataatatgtatCCAGCAG ATGATGCACAGCAACAAGATCTAGTGAGGAAGGGCGAGCTGCAAGTAAATCCAAACAAATCCTCCAAGACTCAGGAGGAGGTGGAGAAATCCAATATATCTACAGTGCTATGTATAAATACTACAATCAAATCTACAGTTAGTCAGGGAAGAAACAATGGTGCTATTGGACTGGTTACAGACTGGTTCAATTCTTTTAACTTCATTTCTA aaaatgaagaaaaagcaATTCTTTATCTTGTGATTGGTGTTTGTGTTGGGATAATTTGTCTCTTAATTGTGGTTGTGATAAAACTGATAATCAGAAACAAACATCAACGCAAATCAAAACTGGACGTTACGGACCCAGTACATTGTAATCCACCTCCCCCACTAAATCATACCGAGGTTCCGACTATGTCTCGGACTGACTCTGTAGACAGGATCGAAGTTGTCAGGTTTGAACCTCGTGGAACTTTTAGAAATGGGGAACGTTACCGACCACGTAGCATGAGGAATCTTGAAAGTGACGATCCATTTGATTCTACCATTGTAGATCATGGAGATCCTTTTCAGCGACGAGGGACGTTATTAAGTCTTGATCAGAATGA